A genomic segment from Sulfitobacter mediterraneus encodes:
- a CDS encoding nickel/cobalt transporter produces the protein MRIILSLAAAAVILLLLVLWAGGGVDAIGQWAAAQQRSFQNTIALALRAARAGESGAVVALLGACFAYGLAHAAGPGHGKVLIGGYGFGRAVPMLRLSVIALLASLGQAVTAVALVYAGVLILNLGRDSMIGFTEQIMAPVSYGAIALIGLWLLWRGLRRMSGRGETHTQDHAHDHGAEVCGHCGHAHGPTLDQVGQAGDLRTALALIAGIAVRPCTGALFVLIITWQMGIGSLGIAGAFAMAVGTALITISVGLAASGLRGGLLAGLAGSTRLAQVASVVETLAGAVVFAIALTLLLRAI, from the coding sequence ATGCGCATCATCCTGAGTTTGGCCGCCGCTGCGGTGATCTTGCTTTTGCTGGTGCTGTGGGCAGGAGGCGGCGTGGATGCCATTGGCCAATGGGCCGCCGCGCAGCAACGCAGTTTTCAAAACACCATCGCCCTTGCCTTGAGGGCAGCACGTGCAGGCGAGAGCGGCGCTGTTGTTGCGTTGCTTGGCGCTTGTTTTGCCTATGGTCTGGCCCATGCGGCGGGTCCGGGGCACGGGAAGGTTTTGATCGGCGGGTATGGATTTGGCCGTGCTGTGCCGATGCTGCGTCTGTCAGTGATTGCACTGCTGGCATCTCTGGGGCAGGCCGTGACAGCGGTGGCCTTGGTCTATGCCGGTGTGCTGATCCTGAACCTTGGCCGGGACAGCATGATCGGGTTTACAGAACAGATTATGGCTCCGGTCAGCTATGGCGCGATTGCCCTGATCGGTCTTTGGCTATTGTGGCGCGGTTTGCGCCGGATGTCTGGGCGCGGTGAAACCCATACTCAGGATCATGCCCACGACCATGGCGCAGAAGTGTGCGGGCACTGCGGCCATGCCCATGGCCCAACACTGGACCAGGTCGGGCAAGCCGGCGATCTGCGGACCGCCTTGGCATTGATTGCGGGTATCGCGGTGCGACCTTGCACCGGCGCGCTTTTTGTTTTGATCATCACATGGCAAATGGGCATCGGGTCGCTGGGCATTGCGGGTGCTTTTGCGATGGCCGTTGGAACGGCGTTGATCACCATCTCAGTGGGCTTGGCCGCCTCTGGCCTGCGCGGCGGTTTGCTGGCGGGCCTTGCCGGTTCCACCCGTCTGGCCCAGGTCGCATCGGTTGTTGAAACCCTTGCCGGAGCGGTGGTCTTCGCCATTGCGCTCACGCTGCTTTTGCGGGCGATTTAA
- a CDS encoding DUF1007 family protein, which translates to MKRIFPLLMALVIAQPLGAHPHVFIDTGLALDFGPEGRLQRVKVTWIYDAFYSLLITQDMELDPDGDGILSPAEQSELIGFDMQWVEGFNGDLVITQAGQELALSGPQDVGATFENGQIITTHWRDVTQDQPGSGNYEITPYDASYYTAYEVTQPVQLSGADQCRSRIAMPDITADLDALRQELFALDRQTQPEDAGLPDIGAKFATKVIVTCASS; encoded by the coding sequence ATGAAACGCATTTTCCCATTGTTGATGGCGCTGGTGATCGCACAGCCACTTGGTGCACATCCGCATGTCTTTATCGACACGGGGCTTGCCCTCGACTTTGGTCCCGAGGGCCGGTTGCAACGGGTAAAAGTGACATGGATCTATGATGCGTTCTATTCCCTGCTCATCACCCAGGACATGGAACTTGATCCGGACGGCGATGGGATCCTGAGCCCGGCTGAACAGTCAGAGCTCATTGGCTTTGACATGCAATGGGTGGAGGGGTTCAACGGTGATCTGGTGATCACCCAAGCCGGGCAGGAACTCGCTTTGTCAGGGCCGCAGGATGTGGGGGCCACTTTCGAGAACGGTCAGATCATCACCACTCACTGGCGCGATGTGACCCAGGATCAGCCTGGCAGCGGCAACTATGAAATCACGCCCTATGATGCCAGCTATTATACTGCCTATGAAGTCACCCAACCGGTGCAGCTTTCTGGCGCGGATCAATGCCGCAGCCGGATCGCGATGCCCGACATCACCGCCGATCTTGATGCATTGCGTCAGGAATTGTTTGCTCTCGACAGGCAGACCCAACCTGAGGACGCAGGCCTGCCGGATATCGGCGCAAAGTTTGCCACCAAGGTGATCGTGACATGCGCATCATCCTGA
- a CDS encoding AEC family transporter gives MSLALSVLPLILIIALGYLLAKSEVLPKADWKGIETLSFRVLIPAVLILTLSRTDLSFALYGGVMQGFLLTWAVIAILALMLRVLPQARLANPGFTTIFQTGTRWNAFVALAAAEQFLGASGLGVIAIAIALLIPTINVTCIIVLTAFGPQSASTAQVIKTVAKNPLVQACAAGLIIYFSGITLPMPVIEALDMVGRGALAVGLLAVGAGVSLRRLGRWDWRLGTAVVLRPLLAPAVFATIAAALSLSPEQTLAGVLVFAAPAASNGYIVAKQMGGDADLYADVLTWQTVLSLAVLPLWAGYILG, from the coding sequence ATGTCCCTCGCCCTGTCTGTTCTTCCGCTGATCCTGATCATCGCCCTGGGGTATCTGCTGGCCAAAAGCGAGGTGCTGCCAAAAGCGGATTGGAAAGGCATCGAAACGCTGAGCTTTCGGGTGCTGATCCCTGCTGTACTGATCCTGACCCTGTCGCGCACAGATTTGTCCTTTGCCCTTTACGGCGGTGTCATGCAGGGGTTCTTGCTGACCTGGGCGGTGATTGCCATTCTGGCACTCATGCTACGCGTGTTGCCGCAAGCGCGGCTTGCCAACCCAGGTTTCACCACGATCTTTCAGACAGGCACCCGCTGGAATGCCTTTGTTGCCCTCGCTGCGGCAGAGCAGTTCCTGGGCGCCTCCGGACTTGGTGTCATCGCCATCGCGATTGCGCTTTTGATCCCGACGATCAATGTCACCTGCATCATTGTTCTCACGGCATTTGGCCCGCAATCGGCAAGCACAGCGCAGGTGATCAAAACCGTCGCCAAAAACCCGTTGGTGCAGGCCTGCGCGGCAGGATTGATCATCTATTTCAGCGGCATCACCCTGCCAATGCCGGTGATCGAAGCCCTCGATATGGTCGGCAGAGGGGCCCTGGCCGTCGGCTTACTCGCCGTCGGTGCCGGCGTCAGCTTGCGGCGGCTGGGCCGGTGGGATTGGAGGCTGGGCACAGCGGTGGTGTTGCGGCCTCTGCTGGCTCCCGCGGTGTTCGCGACCATCGCCGCAGCGCTGTCCCTCAGCCCGGAACAAACATTGGCCGGCGTATTGGTCTTTGCCGCACCTGCCGCCTCCAATGGCTATATCGTGGCCAAGCAGATGGGCGGTGATGCTGACCTTTATGCAGATGTCCTGACTTGGCAAACCGTTTTGTCGCTGGCGGTTCTCCCGCTTTGGGCTGGATACATACTGGGCTGA
- a CDS encoding GNAT family N-acetyltransferase, which produces MTGLCRPLTIADYADARQLYAALSTGHSLINFEDGLGAFAALLSYPGTTVMGAAHDGRIVSMATLHLMPNMTYHGRPFGLIENVVTLPDARGQGFARAVMMALADTAQDAKASKIMLLTGRDNDAKGFYERLGYNADEKHGMILRLDRPS; this is translated from the coding sequence GTGACAGGCCTTTGCCGCCCTTTGACGATTGCCGATTACGCCGACGCACGGCAGCTTTACGCGGCGCTTTCGACAGGTCACAGTCTGATCAACTTTGAAGACGGCCTCGGCGCATTTGCCGCGTTGCTGAGCTATCCCGGTACAACCGTCATGGGTGCGGCGCATGACGGACGGATCGTGAGCATGGCAACCCTGCATTTGATGCCGAACATGACCTATCATGGACGCCCTTTTGGATTGATCGAAAATGTCGTGACCCTCCCAGACGCGCGTGGGCAAGGATTTGCCCGTGCGGTGATGATGGCACTTGCCGACACCGCGCAAGACGCCAAAGCCTCCAAGATCATGCTATTGACCGGACGGGACAATGACGCCAAGGGATTTTATGAGCGCCTTGGATACAACGCCGATGAAAAGCACGGGATGATCCTACGGCTTGATCGCCCATCCTGA